The Salvia miltiorrhiza cultivar Shanhuang (shh) chromosome 1, IMPLAD_Smil_shh, whole genome shotgun sequence genome has a window encoding:
- the LOC130998963 gene encoding extensin-2-like, translating into MKEFGKTGQMPLSVCLLVVSIMISQVSAFDAYVYSSPPPPIEITHPDYKSSPPPKHEEYIYKSPPPPSKKYSYSSPPPPPYQYKSPPPPKHIEHPEYTYKSPPPPPKKYSYSSPPPPPYQYKSPPPPKHIEHPEYIYKSPPPPPKKYSYSSPPPPPYQYKSPPPPKHVENPEYTYKSPPPPPKKYSYSSPPPPPYQYKSPPPPKHIEHPEYTYKSPPPPPKKYSYSSPPPPSYQYKSPPPPKHVENPEYTYKSPPPPPKKYSYSSPPPPPYQYKSPPPPKHIEHPEYTYKSPPPPPKKYSYSSPPPPPYQYKSPPPPKHIEHPEYTYKSPPPPPKKYSYSSPPPPPYQYKSPPPPKHVENPEYTYKSPPPPPKKYSYSSPPPPPYQYKSPPPPKHIEHPEYTYKSPPPPPKKYSYSSPPPPSYQYKSPPPPKHVENPEYTYKSPPPPPKKYSYSSPPPPPYQYKSPPPPKHIEHPEYTYKSPPPPPKKYSYSSPPPPPYQYKSPPPPMHVEQPEYTYKSPPPPQKKYSYSSPPPPPYQYKSPPPPKHVENPKYTYKSPPPPPKKYYYSSPPPPLYQYKSPPPPKHIEHPEYIYKSPPPPYSYASPPPPSPSPPPSYYYNSPPPPRK; encoded by the coding sequence ATGAAAGAATTTGGGAAAACAGGGCAAATGCCCTTATCAGTTTGCCTACTAGTAGTAAGCATCATGATCTCTCAAGTGTCCGCTTTCGATGCTTATGTTTACTCATCTCCCCCTCCGCCCATAGAAATTACACATCCTGATTATAAATCATCGCCACCTCCAAAACATGAAGAGTATATCTACAaatctccacctccgccttcaAAGAAGTACTCTTACAGctctcctccaccgccaccaTATCAGTACAAATCACCACCACCTCCAAAGCACATAGAACATCCCGAGTACACCTACAAatctccgcctccgcctccaaAGAAGTACTCTTACAGCTCTCCTCCGCCGCCACCATATCAGTACAAATCACCACCACCTCCAAAGCACATAGAACATCCGGAGTACATCTACAAatctccacctccaccaccaaaGAAGTACTCATACAGTTCCCCCCCTCCGCCACCATATCAATACAAATCACCTCCTCCTCCTAAACATGTAGAGAATCCCGAGTACACCTACAAatctccacctccgcctccaAAGAAGTACTCTTACAGctctcctccaccgccaccaTATCAGTACAAATCACCACCACCTCCAAAGCACATAGAACATCCTGAGTACACCTACAAatctccacctccaccaccaaaGAAGTACTCATACAGTTCCCCCCCTCCGCCATCATATCAGTACAAATCACCTCCTCCTCCTAAACACGTAGAGAATCCCGAGTACACCTACAAatctccacctccgcctccaAAGAAGTACTCTTACAGctctcctccaccgccaccaTATCAGTACAAATCACCACCACCTCCAAAGCACATAGAACATCCCGAGTACACCTACAAatctccgcctccgcctccaaAGAAGTACTCTTACAGCTCTCCTCCGCCGCCACCATATCAGTACAAATCACCACCACCTCCAAAGCACATAGAACATCCCGAGTACACCTACAAatctccacctccaccaccaaaGAAGTACTCATACAGTTCCCCCCCTCCGCCACCATATCAATACAAATCACCTCCTCCTCCTAAACATGTAGAGAATCCCGAGTACACCTACAAatctccacctccgcctccaAAGAAGTACTCTTACAGctctcctccaccgccaccaTATCAGTACAAATCACCACCACCTCCAAAGCACATAGAACATCCTGAGTACACCTACAAatctccacctccaccaccaaaGAAGTACTCATACAGTTCCCCCCCTCCGCCATCATATCAGTACAAATCACCTCCTCCTCCTAAACACGTAGAGAATCCCGAGTACACCTACAAatctccacctccgcctccaAAAAAGTACTCTTACAGctctcctccaccgccaccaTATCAGTACAAATCACCACCACCTCCAAAGCACATAGAACATCCCGAGTACACCTACAAatctccgcctccgcctccaaAGAAGTACTCTTACAGctctcctccaccgccaccaTACCAATACAAATCACCACCACCTCCAATGCACGTAGAGCAGCCCGAGTACACCTACAAATCTCCACCTCCACCACAAAAGAAGTACTCCTACAgttctcctccaccaccaccatacCAATACAAATCGCCACCTCCTCCAAAACACGTAGAGAATCCCAAGTACACCTACAAATCcccacctccacctccaaagAAGTACTATTACAGCTCTCCTCCACCGCCCCTATATCAATACAAATCACCACCACCTCCAAAGCACATAGAACATCCCGAGTACATCTACAAATCTCCACCTCCACCATATTCTTATGCATCTCCTCCACCTCCATCGCCATCTCCGCCTCCATCTTACTACTACAATTCACCCCCTCCTCCTAGGAAATAA